In Candidatus Eisenbacteria bacterium, one genomic interval encodes:
- a CDS encoding sigma-70 family RNA polymerase sigma factor, which yields MSQKRPVSEPSDQELVRLAKADPEGEASRRAACMLLSRHRDRVYAWCYRRLGNADEALDAAQEVLLSAYRHLSTYEPRGEFGTWLYTIARNRCVSQQRRPSLIHDADVDPDLIPDPANDPAQILVDRMSEEALLDLIRSHLDPLEQEALWLRCFEQMPVERITAVLGIRQSSGARGILQRARRRMREALARTQATGEALGDET from the coding sequence ATGTCACAGAAGCGACCTGTGTCCGAGCCTTCGGACCAAGAGCTGGTCCGGTTGGCCAAGGCTGATCCGGAAGGCGAGGCGTCTCGGCGTGCGGCCTGCATGCTCCTCTCGCGACATCGCGACCGGGTCTACGCTTGGTGCTATCGGCGGCTGGGGAACGCCGATGAGGCCCTCGACGCGGCGCAGGAGGTTCTGCTGAGCGCGTATCGCCACCTGTCGACCTACGAGCCCCGCGGGGAATTCGGGACTTGGCTCTACACGATCGCGCGCAATCGATGTGTCAGTCAGCAACGCCGGCCGAGCCTGATACATGATGCCGATGTCGATCCGGACCTGATCCCCGATCCCGCGAACGACCCGGCGCAGATCCTCGTGGACAGGATGTCGGAGGAGGCCCTGCTCGATCTGATCCGATCGCATCTCGATCCGCTTGAGCAGGAGGCGCTCTGGCTCCGCTGCTTCGAACAGATGCCCGTCGAGCGGATCACGGCCGTGCTGGGCATCCGTCAGTCATCCGGTGCGCGTGGGATTCTGCAGCGTGCGCGCAGGAGAATGCGCGAGGCTCTGGCGCGGACTCAGGCAACAGGGGAGGCTTTGGGGGATGAAACCTAG
- a CDS encoding DNRLRE domain-containing protein: MTVCDRPSPLRAVRPVISVSLPRFYGRRSGVGGQDALVMSRHMKGDSGMGSRSWSSGMGLFPLLSLAPRSRLARRPRPAASIRPAAFFCLAASLFLPAAAIAATHVVRPDGGGDFATIQAAIDAAVDGDTIELTDGWFTGAGNRDIQLDKRLTIRAQNGPGGSCIIDCQGSISDRHRGFSIDDQGAGSLLEGITIQHAYVLDPGGALDLYETSLTIDQCIFYDNYADMGGGAIYAPTGCDLQITGCTFILNRADQSGMGGGAIYLEDGTTANATGCLFHRNRSASLGGGDVYCSFSDLTLTSCTLHETYGRAIYLDSGSTAALAHTMIVFGDHAAVRCVVGSSATLSCCDVFGNAGGDWTGCLAGQEGQNGNISLDPLLCRDPSHPYYLCANSPCAPFSFPNHDCDLIGAFPVACGPHVYTLRPDGSGDFPTIQAALDGAWYGSIVELENGTYTGNGNRDILFPNRPVTLRSASGNPALCVIDCQGSPETQHRAFVFEQMNMDWCVIENIEMRNGYAGSDIGSGGAVRISSSCTPVFRGCSFRNNLAPNESGGAVVISGSGSAPTIEGCSFDSNQARDGGAIASLSGSPRITDCRFTANRCGERGAAIKFTFGESDVSGCSFLQNDASWHGGAVLVEMGSVSFTDCVFSGNSCRFEGGALSLDGFTLCTVTGCVFYGNSASNEFGSGGAIFTEADATTADRCRFIGNSADRGGAIDAWCENLAVSWCTFSDNTATGEGGAIFRWDSSGNLTTLSHSTFYHNASAEGGSGLHRLGDGLVTLSSNIFAFGYSGAAIGGQGGGSVQIDCTDIYGNEGGDWVGHIADQLGQNGNICEDPLFCLDDNPAEPYTLHDSSPCAGQHNPDCGLIGAWPVGCSDPIPADVMLIGIHETAVRQALVTLGIPFHEFYGEDWTGLDLSPYAHVYVAIHGGSIEQASLQHVADYAAQGGHLHFYGGSDYPAYAQGLNAYLLENDTNNHQWTELAAAPHVRMEELTSYLARSHNWIFDFQDWSATCYQTRLTDPDMIIAARNSSGVPMLVSKEIGAGTLDLCINSPMTESYSDPTDYAWLQLTVRNMHDLTPGAVVFTAVEDVYTTSFMPEANFGGLPDLGAGSTDEWGPGFFRTYAKFDLEAIAGRQIASALLWLDQHETGPGQEGSPCSVHRVVEPWEEFEITWMNQAAHVSQVVDVETVGREGDIGILEWDVTSLVQAWASGMPDYGLVVRHQTETINGGIGRGLFRAAESPVPMSPRILITVREPSSVDDGPHAAADLGSERLRLSPPSPNPTTGHVTVALEGTGSRPVAAEILDVQGRIIRRLTIVPTRGSGLVLWDGCGENGAQVASGRYYMRLRSGGETGSRAIVLLK, translated from the coding sequence ATGACGGTTTGCGATCGGCCGTCACCACTCCGGGCGGTGCGCCCTGTGATTTCCGTCTCGCTCCCGCGTTTCTATGGGCGACGGAGTGGAGTTGGCGGGCAGGATGCCCTGGTGATGAGCAGACACATGAAGGGGGATTCGGGAATGGGATCCAGGTCATGGAGTTCAGGTATGGGGCTCTTTCCTCTATTGAGTCTGGCGCCGAGATCCCGCCTGGCGCGGCGTCCCCGCCCGGCGGCGAGCATCCGCCCGGCGGCTTTCTTCTGCTTGGCGGCCAGCCTCTTCCTGCCGGCAGCGGCAATCGCAGCGACTCATGTCGTACGCCCCGACGGCGGCGGGGACTTCGCGACCATTCAGGCGGCGATCGATGCCGCTGTCGACGGCGACACGATCGAGCTCACCGACGGCTGGTTCACCGGCGCCGGCAATCGTGACATCCAACTGGACAAGCGGCTTACGATCCGAGCCCAAAACGGCCCCGGGGGATCGTGCATCATCGACTGTCAGGGAAGCATCTCGGACCGTCACCGCGGTTTCTCCATCGATGACCAGGGGGCAGGAAGCCTGCTGGAAGGCATCACCATCCAGCACGCCTATGTCCTGGACCCGGGCGGGGCTTTGGATCTCTACGAGACCTCGCTGACGATCGACCAGTGCATCTTCTACGACAATTACGCCGACATGGGTGGCGGGGCGATCTACGCCCCCACAGGCTGCGACCTGCAGATCACCGGCTGCACCTTCATCCTGAACCGCGCCGACCAGTCGGGTATGGGCGGCGGAGCGATCTATCTGGAGGATGGCACGACGGCGAACGCCACGGGTTGCCTCTTCCATCGCAACCGCTCCGCGAGCCTCGGAGGCGGGGATGTCTACTGCTCGTTCAGCGACCTGACCTTGACGAGCTGCACCCTGCACGAGACCTATGGCCGGGCCATCTACCTCGACTCCGGGTCGACGGCGGCGCTGGCGCATACGATGATCGTCTTCGGCGACCACGCGGCGGTGCGCTGCGTGGTTGGTTCCTCGGCGACGCTGAGCTGCTGCGATGTCTTCGGCAATGCCGGGGGTGACTGGACCGGATGTCTGGCGGGCCAGGAAGGGCAGAACGGCAACATCTCGCTCGATCCGCTCCTCTGCCGGGACCCGAGCCATCCCTACTACCTGTGCGCGAACTCCCCCTGCGCCCCCTTCTCATTTCCCAACCACGACTGCGATCTCATCGGCGCCTTCCCGGTCGCCTGCGGCCCGCATGTGTACACGCTGCGCCCCGACGGCAGCGGGGACTTCCCGACGATCCAGGCGGCCTTGGACGGCGCATGGTACGGATCGATCGTCGAGCTCGAGAACGGGACCTACACGGGAAACGGCAACCGCGACATCCTCTTCCCCAACCGGCCCGTCACGCTGCGCTCGGCGAGCGGCAACCCCGCCCTATGCGTGATCGACTGTCAGGGAAGTCCGGAGACCCAGCACCGCGCCTTCGTCTTCGAACAGATGAACATGGACTGGTGCGTGATCGAGAACATCGAGATGCGTAACGGTTACGCAGGTTCCGACATCGGATCCGGAGGGGCCGTCCGAATCAGTTCGTCATGCACGCCTGTCTTCCGCGGCTGCAGCTTCCGGAACAACCTGGCGCCCAACGAGTCGGGAGGGGCCGTGGTCATATCGGGGTCGGGCTCGGCGCCGACCATCGAGGGTTGCTCCTTCGACTCCAACCAGGCAAGAGACGGCGGCGCCATCGCCAGTCTGTCCGGCAGTCCGCGTATCACGGACTGCAGATTCACGGCAAACCGCTGCGGGGAACGCGGGGCCGCAATCAAGTTCACCTTCGGCGAGTCCGATGTCAGCGGGTGCAGCTTCCTCCAGAACGACGCGTCCTGGCATGGCGGCGCCGTGCTTGTCGAGATGGGCTCGGTGAGCTTCACCGACTGCGTCTTTTCCGGCAACTCCTGTCGCTTCGAAGGCGGCGCGCTTAGCCTCGATGGTTTCACGCTGTGCACTGTCACCGGATGCGTCTTCTATGGGAACAGTGCGAGCAATGAGTTCGGAAGCGGCGGCGCCATCTTCACGGAAGCCGACGCAACCACGGCGGATCGGTGTCGCTTCATTGGAAACAGCGCCGACCGGGGTGGCGCCATCGACGCTTGGTGCGAGAATCTCGCCGTCTCTTGGTGCACCTTCTCGGACAACACAGCCACCGGAGAAGGGGGCGCGATCTTCAGGTGGGATAGCTCCGGCAACCTCACGACGCTGTCGCACTCCACCTTCTACCACAACGCCTCCGCGGAAGGAGGAAGCGGGCTCCACCGCCTCGGGGATGGCCTGGTGACCCTCTCGAGCAACATCTTCGCCTTCGGCTACTCGGGCGCCGCCATCGGCGGGCAAGGCGGCGGATCGGTGCAAATCGATTGCACCGACATCTACGGCAACGAGGGCGGAGACTGGGTGGGTCACATCGCGGATCAGCTCGGCCAGAACGGCAACATCTGCGAGGACCCGCTCTTCTGTTTGGACGACAATCCCGCCGAGCCCTACACGCTGCATGACTCTTCCCCCTGCGCCGGCCAACACAATCCCGATTGCGGCCTGATCGGCGCATGGCCCGTCGGCTGTTCCGATCCGATCCCGGCCGACGTGATGCTCATCGGGATTCACGAGACGGCGGTGCGCCAGGCCCTCGTCACGCTCGGCATCCCCTTCCACGAGTTCTACGGCGAGGACTGGACGGGCCTCGATCTCTCCCCCTATGCGCACGTATACGTGGCCATTCACGGGGGTTCCATCGAGCAAGCCAGCCTGCAGCACGTCGCCGACTACGCGGCCCAGGGAGGGCACCTGCACTTCTATGGGGGCAGCGACTACCCCGCCTACGCGCAGGGGCTGAACGCCTACCTGCTCGAGAACGACACCAACAACCACCAGTGGACGGAGCTCGCCGCGGCACCGCACGTGCGCATGGAGGAGTTGACCAGCTACCTCGCGCGCAGCCACAATTGGATCTTCGACTTCCAGGACTGGTCGGCCACGTGCTACCAGACCCGGCTGACGGACCCGGATATGATAATCGCCGCTCGCAACAGCAGCGGCGTGCCTATGCTCGTATCGAAGGAGATCGGCGCGGGCACGCTTGATCTCTGCATCAACTCGCCCATGACCGAGTCCTACTCCGATCCCACGGACTACGCCTGGCTCCAGCTCACCGTCCGGAACATGCATGATCTGACGCCCGGGGCCGTCGTCTTTACGGCCGTCGAGGATGTCTACACGACGAGCTTCATGCCCGAGGCGAACTTCGGGGGACTCCCGGACCTCGGCGCCGGAAGCACGGACGAGTGGGGGCCCGGCTTCTTTCGCACATACGCGAAGTTCGATCTCGAGGCGATCGCGGGCAGACAGATCGCCAGCGCCCTCCTATGGCTGGACCAGCACGAAACAGGCCCTGGACAGGAGGGTTCGCCGTGCAGCGTGCACCGGGTCGTCGAGCCATGGGAGGAGTTCGAGATCACATGGATGAACCAGGCGGCGCATGTCTCTCAAGTCGTCGATGTGGAGACCGTGGGCCGGGAAGGGGACATCGGGATCCTCGAGTGGGACGTGACATCGCTGGTTCAGGCGTGGGCCAGCGGCATGCCGGACTACGGGCTGGTGGTGCGCCACCAGACCGAGACGATCAACGGAGGGATCGGCCGCGGTTTGTTCCGAGCGGCGGAGAGCCCGGTGCCGATGAGCCCGAGAATCCTGATCACGGTGCGCGAGCCCTCCTCAGTCGATGACGGTCCCCACGCCGCGGCGGATCTCGGATCCGAACGACTGAGATTATCTCCGCCCTCGCCGAACCCGACAACCGGACATGTGACGGTGGCTCTCGAGGGGACGGGATCGCGCCCGGTCGCCGCGGAGATTCTCGACGTTCAGGGCCGGATCATCCGCCGGCTCACCATCGTCCCTACCCGCGGTTCGGGGCTTGTCCTCTGGGACGGATGCGGGGAGAACGGCGCGCAGGTCGCTTCGGGACGATACTACATGCGGCTGCGCAGCGGGGGCGAGACCGGCTCGCGCGCGATCGTGCTGCTGAAGTAG
- a CDS encoding ATP-binding protein, translating into MKFLDREEEMRRLLNLSAREGGGLVVLWGRRRVGKTRLMLEWVRLAGGLYTLADQSAGSVQRRYFAESLSSVLDGFAESEYPDWRTLLRALARQAGHAGWRGPLVIDELPYLVAASPELPSVLQGFIDHEARSARLCVALAGSSQHMMQGFQLDRTSPLFGRASEAFELHPLRAGYIGKALGMDRPTRSISAWAAWGGIPRYWELAEPFRMDTDAAIDTLVLDPNGTLHAEPDRLLVEELPPATGLRPILDVVGGGAHRLSEIAGRIGVPATSLTRPLGRLQELGLLTREQPFGAPDRGGKRSLYQIGDPFIRMWFRVVAPQRAALAVGGRAARAAIWQRHRVRLVSEAWEDLCRASVPRLTRTTLGEDGPWGPARRFWRGDGPEWDIVASSPGDDALLIGEVKWSEKPVSESEVDRIGRALLAKGLPDGPWARDKRIVNAVFVPELQAPPGRAAGRRSYRVITATDVLECMR; encoded by the coding sequence ATGAAGTTCCTCGACCGCGAAGAAGAGATGCGGCGCCTGCTCAACCTGTCGGCCCGCGAGGGCGGCGGGTTGGTCGTCCTCTGGGGGCGCCGGCGGGTCGGCAAGACGCGGCTCATGCTCGAGTGGGTGCGACTCGCGGGCGGTCTCTATACGCTGGCCGACCAGTCGGCGGGGTCTGTGCAGAGGCGATACTTCGCCGAATCCCTCTCCTCGGTGCTGGACGGTTTCGCCGAGTCGGAGTACCCGGACTGGCGCACGCTCTTGCGAGCGCTTGCCCGTCAAGCGGGGCATGCCGGGTGGCGGGGTCCCCTCGTCATCGACGAACTTCCCTACCTTGTGGCCGCGAGCCCAGAGTTGCCCAGCGTCCTGCAAGGGTTCATCGATCATGAGGCCCGCTCGGCCCGGCTCTGCGTCGCCCTTGCGGGGTCTTCTCAGCACATGATGCAGGGGTTCCAGCTCGATCGAACTTCTCCGCTCTTCGGCCGCGCTAGCGAGGCCTTCGAGCTTCACCCCCTGCGGGCCGGGTATATTGGGAAGGCGCTAGGGATGGACCGTCCGACGCGTTCAATTTCAGCGTGGGCGGCCTGGGGCGGGATTCCGCGCTACTGGGAGCTGGCGGAGCCGTTCCGGATGGACACGGACGCGGCGATCGACACCCTCGTTCTGGACCCGAACGGCACGCTTCACGCGGAACCGGATCGCCTGCTAGTGGAAGAACTTCCCCCGGCTACCGGTCTGCGACCAATCCTCGACGTTGTCGGAGGTGGTGCCCATCGTCTCTCAGAGATCGCGGGTCGGATCGGGGTGCCCGCCACCTCGCTTACCCGCCCATTGGGCAGGTTGCAGGAACTCGGCCTTCTGACGCGCGAGCAGCCGTTTGGCGCTCCGGACCGCGGGGGGAAGCGATCGTTGTACCAGATCGGGGATCCGTTCATCCGAATGTGGTTCCGGGTGGTGGCGCCGCAGCGTGCAGCGCTCGCGGTGGGTGGGCGAGCCGCGCGGGCTGCGATCTGGCAGCGGCACCGCGTACGGCTCGTGTCTGAGGCCTGGGAAGATCTGTGCCGCGCTTCGGTCCCTCGGCTGACCCGGACGACGCTGGGGGAGGACGGACCATGGGGACCCGCACGCCGCTTCTGGCGTGGCGACGGGCCCGAGTGGGATATCGTGGCGTCATCGCCCGGCGATGACGCCCTGCTCATCGGCGAAGTGAAATGGTCGGAAAAGCCAGTCTCCGAGTCCGAGGTCGACCGAATCGGTCGGGCTCTCCTGGCCAAGGGTCTGCCTGACGGGCCCTGGGCCCGCGACAAGCGCATTGTTAACGCCGTGTTCGTGCCGGAATTGCAGGCCCCGCCTGGTCGCGCCGCGGGGCGTCGCTCGTACCGAGTGATCACCGCGACCGACGTCCTGGAGTGCATGCGGTAG